GTGTcccttagaaatattttattctttaaattatttcaggAGTTTCTAATGTCAGGTGTACATTTATAATTGTCagccattttaaaaacatgtatggctgttttacttgcatgtgtttgtgtaacACATGGGTAACTACTGCTTTGGAAGACAGAGGAAAATggtagatcccctgaaactggagtacAAATGGATGAAacccactatgtggatgctgaaaaTTAAATCCATGTTCTATGGGATGACAGCATGTACTCTTAATTTCATAGCCCTCACTCCCAACCCTtcaaccattttaaaaataaaacataatgttAAGGGGTTGTGATTTTAATTCTTGAATCTCTTCTAACATAGCATTAGATTTACATGAACATAAATTTGTACAGACTTTAATTTTCATGTGACAATAGTTATTAGTTAAttgatacatttttaattaaatgatatCATTCCTTTTTGTACAAGTGATCAGAGTGTTTATTTAACTAAATAGtgacttcttaatttttttatgttattttcctGGTGTactttactgtttgtttgtgtttgtgtcacTGTGTCTATGAGTGGAAAGGATAAACATGTTTGTACACACCTTAGGAGAAAGTTTTATACCTGTGCATGTGAATATAGAAAAAAGAATAGGGCTTATCTGTAGACCTAAACCTAATTTCCTTGAGACAAGTTATCATTGAACCTTGAACACTGTTTCTTTACTAGATGAGCCATCCTCTGAGCTTTTGAAGTCCACCATTTCCTCTTCATTAGCACTAGATTAAAGGTTCCCAGCTGTACCTGGCTTCTCATATGGTTTCAGACATGGGTGCTGGCATACAGGACCTCCTGATCGTATAGTAACCTTCCCAATGCCTGGCTTCTGACATGGCTTCTGGTACTAAGAACTAATGATTGTATAGAGTTCTCTTCCACAATGATACATCTCTCCAGCAtggaaagtaatattttaaaagttatcagAACCTACTAACAGTTTCCTACACATTTTCCTAATtgaattcttcatttctttatttctgaaagtaTAAACCATAGGATTGAACAGTGGTGTCAGGACAGAGGCAAATATAAGTGtgtttttctcaaaggaaaaggcAGATGAAGGCCGTGCGTATATTAGCATGCATGGGACAAAGAACAATATCATAACAGTAATATGGGATCCACAGGTTGAGAGAGCTTTCCTTCGTCCTTCTGAGCTGTGACCTCTTAGAGAAAAGAGGATGACACCATAGGAAACAATCAACAAGGAAAAGATAATGATGCAGAAAGACCCACTGTTAGCAAACaccaaaatgacaaaaatgtgtGTATCAGTGCAGGCAAGCTGCAGTAATGGGAACAAGTCACATATGAAATGATCAATAAAATTGGGTCCACAGAAAGGTAGCTGCAAGGTGAAGATAACTTGTGTGATAGAATGTAAGAATCCTCCTGTCCAAGCCACCATTACGAGAGTGCCACAGAGCCTCCTGGTCATGATGGAGGAGTAGTGAAGGGgcttgcagatggccacatagcggtcataggccatagATGTCAAGATAATCACCTCAACTCCTGCAAAGAAATGGCTAGTAAACAGTTGTGTCATGCAACATTCAAAGGAGATGGTCTTCCTCTCATAGAAGAAGTCTACAATCATCTTGGGGGTGACAGTAGAGGAAGTGCACGCATCCAGGAAAGACAGAAATATCaagaagaagtacatgggggatCTCAGCAGTGCAGGGCTGTAGATGATGGTCACCACAATTATCATGTTGCCTCCAATAGTTGCAATATAGaccaataaaaatacaacaaatagaATTTTCTCAACTTTTGGGTTCTGGGAAAGTCCCAAGAGTATGAACTCATGGACAAAGCTCTGGTTTTGCATGGTTCTCAAGAAGAAGGTAAGTGTAAAATACATTCATGAAAATCTGCAGTAATGAGAAATAAGGTTCTTGATTACAATTGAAAAGAGAATATCACAAATTGTGTAATATGTAGAATTATGttaaaggtaatttttttaaacagctaCATTTTGAACATTGGTGATTTAAACAACTCCCtatatagagaagaaaatgtttttcctttgagtgATCAGCTTTTATAAATCTATACAGAATTTTTGGGTACAAACATCAAAAGGCATTTTGAAACCATATTCTAGATATTAGGAAATAGTCAAGATTACTAGTCATGTTTGCCAACTTCATTAAAGTAGTTTGTGATAACTAATTGGCACACTACCTCTATCTAAAGAGGCAAAATGTACTTTGGGTGCATTTGAAAATCCTGGCTACAGGATGAAATTCTTTAAGTGTTCAAATCATAATGATAGTTAAAATGAACTAATCTATCCATCCTGGAACAGAGAACTCTGTGAGAAAACTCAGCACTTTTCAAGACATATCAGTTGAAAGTATTGAAAAATTCACATTTAATTCTGCACTTTTAAATGtgagcacatttttaaaattatatttccatgACAACCAAATGAAATTAGtgcaaaaacagcaacaaaagcaaaacgAACTACTATTAGGAATCAGCTTCCTAGCCAATAGTATGAGGCaaagtcattgattttattttattatacaaaagTTATAACTAAACAggttgaagtttttaaaaaagaaaaaagacagttaacCTTAGGTTTTTAGGAGATACTGGCTTGAACACACACGCTGTCTCCAGGGAAGGTCTCAGCAGCATGGGATtggagatttatttttctcagtgagAACTTCAGAAAAGTTGCTACTTCCACAAAGTTTAAAGAATCATATCATGTGATTCATATATCAATGAGGTATCGTGATAAAGgtgagagagaaaatgacaaagaATCAGCAGTGATGAGAAACCTAGTAGCAACACATAgctgatgaagaaaaaaatacttgttgAACATAATTTAAACCCTTGAGACTCAATTACTTGCCGATTATTTGTATAATACAACCGTTCtcaaaaaacatatttttttgaaATGTATGGTTTGTAATTCACATAAActttctataaaacatttttataaacaacTTACCTGCCAGTTCTTCAATAAGCTTAAACTTGAGCATACCAAATATTATTCATGTTAATTAATTGTCAATACAAATCTTGGGaaaaaatgattcatttataATGCCAGATGTTTTATCCAGAAAAACTTCCATGAGCCATCTGGGTAAATATTCCAGCTCTTGAATTAATATTCTCCAGGTAACATCAGCTTCACAGTATATCTATGGTTTTCTGTGAAGGTCTTTATCTATTGCAGAGAGACACTTCTTTGATGAGGTATTAAACCTTTCTTATCTAtggatataaggacaaatatCACGAATGTTGTTCAGAGATTGccggttgtagattctcctccaagatccttGACTTCACTAGCTCTAAATAGTTGGCTTGGCCTGGTACTTGGCAtgatttctctcttgttgagTAGACATAAGGGGCCaaagattttaagattttaaagaaGTAGAAATTTTCTATCAAATTTATATCCAAATAATATCGTAGAAGCTGCATCCACGATATCTCAACAGCATGGCTGCCAAAACAAGACTTAAAAAACATGctaataaagaaggaaaaatattgtGGGCTTCAACCCTAGACAAAAActataaacaatataaacaaataagcaatactgagaatgggaaaaaaaacatCCCCAGAGAATGATCCTTCAATTGTTTTGCTAATACCAAGTGATCAagcctgaaatcatatacatacaaataacattatataggCTGAtaaagttgtatttatgtatttaggaatgtttgtgtgtgtatgtgtctgtgtttacatttttaagataaaaatttagtggagacaatgaatttaagaaagcACAAAGGGCTATATGGAAAGaactaaaataagaaaagggaaaggagaagttatttaaataatttaaaaggtgtCTGTTCTCTCAAGTATTAACAGtaaaatagtttaataaaaattttatgcgTAAATATTTACACATAGAGCCGTATGCACTCATTcgcatatacattcatacacacatatacacatatgtttatacacatgcacgtgtatacatgtacatatgcatataggcATTCATGCAGataggtatgtatgcatgtatacatatacataatggtTGCTGGGAGAGAagtgacattttcttcagtggtgtaaccACTGCTAAGGTGCTCATGCTCCTGTAAACAAGCCTGATGAATCTCACTGGGTTGGGGCTGGGACTGGAGCTTAGTTGGTAGACTGTCTGACTGGCATTCatttgatgatatatatatatatatatatatatatatatatatatcaatgtatatatacatatattgttatattatatgtataaatatatctatatgagtatatgtgtgaatacatacatatattgttATATTGTTACAATTTTGATttgttataaattattatttatttttattagtataaatacataataaatataatgtattcGTACTGAAAAGcaaattatgattttttaaataactgtcatgtaataagaataaaaaattttGACTTGTTAACAAATTTTTTATGACATCACATATATTtagtttaaaacaaatattttcataacGGTCTCAAGGAAGTTTCTCATTATCATCTAGTATATGAAGTCTTCAACTTCTTACAAGCTAAACCCTAGGAAACATTAGTAAAACAAACAGTATAGGTCACTAGATCAAGCAGAAACCATTTAAGTGAAACTAAGATGGTAACTACATAATTTACCAGCTGTCATCCAAGACCAGATGAAGTTGGATGAAGAAATGAAGTGAATAAGGAGATCACAGGTCTTGGTCCATGAATGAAACATCAGAATGAAACCCAACATTTCTTACATTgctgaaaatagaaaacagaaaaactactTCCAAATCTTGAGATTGCATTCAGATCTAAACATTCATAGT
The DNA window shown above is from Mus pahari chromosome 3, PAHARI_EIJ_v1.1, whole genome shotgun sequence and carries:
- the LOC110318806 gene encoding olfactory receptor 4C15-like; translated protein: MQNQSFVHEFILLGLSQNPKVEKILFVVFLLVYIATIGGNMIIVVTIIYSPALLRSPMYFFLIFLSFLDACTSSTVTPKMIVDFFYERKTISFECCMTQLFTSHFFAGVEVIILTSMAYDRYVAICKPLHYSSIMTRRLCGTLVMVAWTGGFLHSITQVIFTLQLPFCGPNFIDHFICDLFPLLQLACTDTHIFVILVFANSGSFCIIIFSLLIVSYGVILFSLRGHSSEGRRKALSTCGSHITVMILFFVPCMLIYARPSSAFSFEKNTLIFASVLTPLFNPMVYTFRNKEMKNSIRKMCRKLLVGSDNF